A portion of the Thalassotalea sp. LPB0316 genome contains these proteins:
- a CDS encoding transporter substrate-binding domain-containing protein — MKRAMVIVNGLICLMSLLVNGQASGQSKTVHFDLYWQHNASFAGYYAAKHKGYYQAAGLNVVFHEHKDGTQIVKRVSNGDAQFGMLGNNVVEQFQQYPDIRLIANYLKQSPIVLVTQPEISSPKLLADKTLAVPSKASFLSGQIADVLSLYQVDLSSLKLVRHHNVIERFKNKEIDGFTAHITDQIYDLQAQNIPYELIKPKLWGGTANTQNIVTSANFAHRHRELVNNFITATNQGWQYAINNPDEMVAIIEQYYNQQGKPKSAIEFSLHGTRDLMLDDVYEIGSIQVSKLEQAQSRLNATASHSERVSVNQLLFNNKLNTLTPQFNALLTDQERNRLSTALPLKVQHEIDYEPYQFLSNDMPKGFLADYLALLGQYSGLSFDLQYTDFWPDAMQDLTDKKLDFLINITETPARKSRYLFTQGFFDSFTGIASRINKPITNLSALTAGKVVTTQQNYYTSTLLALYPHLDVSYELSQEKQLNMLRDEQVDVVVGDMLALQYLQKKYQLRDIQILPALSLERGIASKAQLATHIDDVLLRDILDKAIGLVPQDKVAQLKDQWFSSENRLILTAQERAYISENPKVIVGEMGENQPFVYKDKDGILKGIGIDYLDTVAALTGLEFDIQTKPLAELYKNLKTGEIDMIVTLTQIDEFESFINYTSPYASTHGYVYVKKGNPLNIQTLADLTGKTMVMLKGAKAVEQFAETVSNVKIIEVDTIAEVISTLAFDQADYTLYSESLSYEAKRIGLDYLEPLFETKPVNFVMGVTKSKVELYQIIDRAIQSLDSDTIDAIHRKWLSSGPESVGQQYLKLSIGDNGYLYNKRQLSYCYHESLSPLSFGENNQRPQGLAIDVLNAVAEQLPVSFNGVAVNSEQASISNLVSGVCDFDITLAISEQHTDTLGYTEPYYNDAIHFVSYTSQETIYDFERADLTAIGVVANASFIDQVVEQYPNIKLKRYQSLPSMLTDTRNGEIDGFISPLSNIERLKKSDELSGLGVRGQLNVTIPIAFATKEENKTLLSILEKAIVQIDQVKLEQMQRKWLPEELKAPFNIRLYFFAALASAGLVIVISTGLWINKLSRVNRELSAAKRGLEQANMELTFVQFSVDNTGDMVIFIKAEDGKITYANGAASSALGYSQQELVDKSVFDISPFHTISFWPNYVSVLKLSPNRTIQEKYINKMGGEIPVEVSAQFVSYHGENRVIAFARDITERIVSEQELRKAKEKAVAANEAKSNFLANMSHEIRTPMNGIVGMAHLALQTSLDNNQQKYLRDIEYSAKSLLSIINDILDFSKIEAGKLEMETIDFDLVKLIDGVIDLMLIEISAKHLSVKCHYEPDVGSSFKGDPYRLRQILINLISNAIKFTEKGSVNIYITRLSASRLKFSVVDTGIGMSKMQMNKLFRSFSQADESTTRKYGGTGLGLAISKQLVELMGGEISARSALGQGSEFTFEIELPSSDKLITIADFADKTVLVVDDNAQCQSIIAEYLTQFSLEVLNASSGEEAIALLEQQAYQIDLIIMDWNMPEMNGIEAIEKIIDSQEARKQGGIELIPIMMISSYNQDYFFEQAKRLGISYFLQKPLDPERFNEALVKLLFNSTQKIDVVPSERSISELKLRLAPMRGNTILAAEDNHINQKILKGLLDGTGIIIEFAVNGQEAIERFCPQRHSLVLMDLQMPIMDGYQAARGIRDIDALTPIIALTANVMSEQVSKTQLAGMNGILAKPIEVERLYELLLCYLSPSTESVDIEVSEQGYQQDLNIPKMTCVDVEKGLRFFVSNSQLYANVLVDFANEYRQLQETALNDEDKARVIHTIKGLSGNIGATQLHQCAKQLERSATPTSQREFYYQLTALIDEIDDKIKLTLTSHNNEPEHKPWLEGEQRAQLFAQLASAISSKRPKKCDQVRQELERYKLAPSDREIYQTIATHLDGYEFKQANLLITQLSLNKNSEINNE, encoded by the coding sequence ATGAAGCGTGCAATGGTTATCGTTAACGGGTTGATTTGCTTGATGAGCTTGTTAGTCAACGGGCAAGCTTCAGGGCAAAGCAAAACGGTTCATTTTGATTTGTACTGGCAACATAATGCCAGCTTTGCTGGCTATTACGCTGCAAAACACAAAGGCTACTATCAAGCCGCTGGGCTCAATGTTGTTTTCCATGAGCACAAAGATGGCACTCAAATTGTCAAACGTGTCAGTAATGGCGATGCACAATTTGGCATGTTGGGCAATAATGTGGTTGAGCAATTTCAGCAATATCCTGACATTCGTTTAATCGCTAATTACCTCAAACAAAGCCCTATTGTCCTCGTTACTCAACCTGAAATATCTTCGCCAAAACTTTTGGCCGATAAAACGCTTGCTGTACCAAGTAAAGCGAGCTTTTTATCTGGTCAGATTGCTGATGTTTTATCACTTTATCAAGTTGACCTTAGTAGTCTTAAACTGGTTCGGCATCACAACGTTATCGAGCGTTTTAAAAATAAAGAGATAGATGGCTTTACCGCGCATATCACCGATCAGATTTATGATTTACAAGCACAAAATATCCCTTATGAACTGATTAAACCTAAGCTTTGGGGGGGAACAGCGAATACACAAAATATCGTCACATCAGCAAACTTTGCTCACCGTCACCGTGAGTTGGTGAATAACTTTATTACTGCGACGAATCAAGGTTGGCAATACGCGATCAATAACCCTGATGAAATGGTTGCGATAATTGAGCAATATTATAATCAACAAGGAAAGCCTAAATCGGCGATTGAGTTTAGTTTGCATGGTACGCGTGATTTAATGCTCGATGATGTTTATGAAATAGGCAGTATTCAAGTTTCAAAGCTAGAGCAAGCGCAATCAAGGTTAAACGCGACTGCTAGCCACAGTGAACGGGTGTCGGTAAATCAGCTGCTATTTAATAATAAACTCAATACCTTAACTCCTCAGTTTAATGCCTTGTTAACCGACCAAGAACGAAATCGGTTGAGTACCGCGTTACCGTTAAAAGTACAGCATGAAATTGATTACGAACCCTATCAGTTTTTGAGTAACGATATGCCGAAAGGTTTTCTCGCTGATTATCTAGCATTGCTCGGTCAATACTCTGGCTTGTCATTTGATTTGCAATATACTGATTTTTGGCCCGATGCAATGCAAGATCTTACCGACAAAAAGCTCGACTTTCTTATTAACATCACGGAAACTCCAGCGCGAAAATCTCGCTACTTGTTTACTCAGGGTTTTTTTGATTCTTTCACTGGGATAGCGAGTCGGATCAATAAACCGATAACAAATTTATCCGCTTTGACTGCTGGCAAAGTGGTAACCACACAGCAAAATTATTACACCTCGACATTACTCGCGCTTTATCCGCACTTAGATGTTAGTTATGAACTATCACAAGAAAAGCAGCTCAATATGTTACGCGATGAACAAGTCGACGTTGTTGTTGGGGATATGTTGGCGCTTCAGTATCTGCAAAAGAAATACCAGCTCAGGGATATTCAGATATTACCAGCGTTAAGTCTTGAGCGCGGCATTGCCAGTAAGGCACAACTGGCTACTCATATCGATGATGTCTTGTTGCGCGATATTCTAGATAAAGCCATTGGTTTAGTCCCTCAAGACAAAGTAGCACAATTAAAAGACCAGTGGTTCTCGAGTGAAAACCGTTTGATTTTAACGGCTCAAGAACGCGCCTATATTAGTGAAAACCCAAAGGTTATTGTTGGAGAGATGGGGGAGAATCAACCCTTCGTATATAAAGACAAAGACGGTATCCTCAAAGGTATTGGTATCGATTATTTGGATACCGTTGCCGCGTTAACTGGATTAGAGTTTGACATCCAAACTAAGCCTCTGGCCGAGTTGTATAAAAATTTGAAAACCGGCGAGATCGATATGATTGTCACCTTAACGCAAATCGACGAGTTTGAGAGTTTCATTAACTATACCAGTCCCTATGCCTCAACACATGGCTATGTTTATGTAAAAAAAGGCAACCCGCTTAATATTCAAACGCTCGCTGACTTAACTGGCAAAACCATGGTGATGCTAAAAGGCGCCAAAGCGGTTGAACAATTTGCCGAAACTGTGAGCAATGTCAAGATTATTGAAGTCGATACTATTGCCGAAGTGATAAGCACACTAGCTTTTGATCAAGCTGACTACACACTTTACTCGGAAAGTTTGAGTTATGAAGCTAAACGTATTGGCTTGGATTACCTCGAGCCGTTGTTTGAAACTAAGCCTGTAAACTTTGTTATGGGGGTAACAAAATCAAAAGTAGAGCTTTATCAAATCATCGACCGAGCAATTCAATCACTAGATAGCGACACGATTGATGCTATCCACCGTAAGTGGCTATCGTCAGGGCCTGAGAGTGTTGGTCAGCAATATCTCAAGCTATCGATTGGCGATAATGGCTATCTCTACAACAAGCGTCAACTCAGTTATTGTTATCATGAAAGTCTTTCTCCGTTATCGTTCGGTGAAAACAATCAACGGCCCCAAGGCTTAGCTATTGATGTGCTAAATGCTGTCGCTGAACAATTACCGGTTAGTTTTAATGGTGTGGCGGTTAACAGTGAGCAGGCGAGTATTAGCAACCTCGTCAGTGGTGTTTGTGACTTTGATATTACCTTGGCTATTAGCGAGCAGCATACGGATACATTAGGCTATACCGAACCATACTATAACGATGCCATCCACTTTGTTAGTTACACCTCACAAGAGACAATTTACGATTTCGAACGCGCAGATTTAACCGCTATTGGTGTGGTGGCAAATGCGAGTTTTATCGATCAAGTTGTTGAGCAATACCCCAATATTAAACTAAAGCGATATCAGTCATTACCCTCGATGCTCACCGATACGCGCAATGGTGAAATCGACGGCTTTATTAGCCCGTTAAGTAATATAGAACGACTCAAAAAAAGTGATGAGCTGTCGGGGCTAGGCGTTCGTGGTCAACTAAATGTTACTATTCCTATTGCTTTTGCAACCAAGGAAGAGAATAAAACTCTGCTGTCTATCTTGGAAAAGGCTATCGTTCAGATTGATCAAGTTAAGTTAGAGCAGATGCAGCGAAAATGGCTCCCCGAAGAGCTCAAAGCCCCATTTAATATTCGTCTTTATTTTTTCGCCGCATTAGCTAGTGCAGGCTTAGTTATTGTTATTTCTACTGGGCTTTGGATTAATAAGCTGTCACGCGTAAATAGAGAGCTATCTGCCGCTAAGCGAGGGCTAGAGCAAGCAAATATGGAGCTGACTTTCGTGCAGTTCTCGGTCGATAATACGGGAGATATGGTGATTTTTATCAAAGCAGAAGATGGTAAAATTACCTATGCTAACGGGGCTGCTAGTAGTGCTCTAGGCTACTCACAACAAGAGCTTGTCGACAAAAGCGTGTTTGATATCAGCCCGTTTCACACGATTTCCTTTTGGCCTAATTACGTTTCTGTGTTGAAGTTAAGCCCAAACCGAACAATTCAAGAAAAGTACATTAATAAAATGGGCGGAGAGATCCCTGTTGAGGTGTCCGCACAATTTGTTAGTTACCACGGGGAAAACAGAGTAATCGCTTTTGCTCGGGACATAACAGAGCGTATCGTTAGTGAACAAGAGTTGAGAAAAGCCAAAGAAAAAGCGGTAGCAGCTAACGAAGCAAAGAGTAATTTCCTCGCTAATATGAGCCATGAAATTAGAACGCCAATGAATGGTATCGTTGGTATGGCGCACCTAGCCTTGCAAACTAGTTTAGACAACAACCAACAAAAGTATTTGCGCGATATTGAATACTCAGCGAAGTCGTTACTTAGCATAATCAATGACATATTAGATTTTTCCAAGATAGAAGCAGGCAAGCTTGAGATGGAAACAATTGATTTTGATTTAGTTAAACTTATCGATGGCGTGATTGATTTAATGCTCATCGAAATTAGTGCCAAGCACTTATCCGTAAAATGTCATTACGAACCCGATGTCGGTAGCTCATTCAAAGGTGATCCTTATCGATTAAGACAAATACTGATCAACCTGATTAGCAATGCGATCAAGTTTACTGAAAAAGGCTCAGTCAATATCTATATTACTCGTCTGAGTGCTTCGCGGCTGAAGTTTTCGGTGGTTGATACTGGCATTGGTATGAGCAAGATGCAAATGAATAAGCTTTTTAGATCATTTAGCCAAGCAGATGAAAGCACAACCCGTAAATATGGTGGAACAGGTCTTGGACTAGCGATATCAAAGCAATTAGTTGAGCTTATGGGCGGCGAAATATCTGCCCGGAGTGCTTTAGGCCAAGGCAGTGAATTTACGTTTGAAATTGAGTTACCCAGCAGTGATAAACTGATCACTATCGCTGACTTTGCCGATAAAACGGTGTTGGTCGTTGACGATAACGCCCAGTGTCAGTCAATTATTGCTGAATATTTAACACAATTTTCGCTTGAGGTGTTGAATGCCAGTAGTGGCGAAGAAGCTATCGCACTACTCGAGCAACAAGCGTATCAAATCGACTTAATTATCATGGATTGGAACATGCCTGAAATGAATGGTATTGAAGCGATCGAAAAAATTATTGATAGTCAAGAAGCGCGAAAACAAGGTGGTATCGAGCTTATTCCTATCATGATGATTAGCTCCTACAATCAAGATTACTTTTTCGAGCAAGCAAAGCGATTAGGTATATCTTATTTCCTTCAAAAACCGCTAGATCCCGAACGATTTAATGAAGCGCTAGTGAAGTTATTGTTTAACTCAACACAAAAAATCGATGTTGTGCCATCAGAGCGGTCGATTAGTGAATTAAAATTAAGGCTAGCGCCGATGCGCGGTAATACTATTTTGGCGGCAGAAGACAATCACATTAATCAAAAAATCCTTAAAGGGTTGCTCGATGGCACGGGAATCATCATCGAGTTCGCGGTAAATGGTCAAGAAGCCATTGAGCGTTTTTGTCCTCAGCGGCATTCATTGGTGTTAATGGATTTACAAATGCCTATTATGGATGGCTATCAAGCGGCGCGTGGTATCAGAGATATCGACGCTCTTACCCCGATTATTGCCTTAACTGCTAATGTTATGTCTGAGCAAGTCTCGAAAACACAACTTGCTGGCATGAATGGTATTTTGGCTAAACCAATTGAAGTTGAAAGACTCTATGAATTGTTGTTGTGCTATTTATCGCCAAGCACTGAATCTGTCGACATTGAGGTATCAGAGCAAGGTTATCAGCAGGATCTCAACATACCCAAGATGACATGTGTTGATGTAGAAAAGGGATTGCGTTTTTTTGTTAGTAACTCGCAGTTATACGCTAATGTCTTAGTTGATTTTGCCAACGAATATCGACAACTGCAGGAGACAGCATTGAATGATGAAGATAAAGCTAGAGTCATTCATACCATCAAAGGGTTAAGCGGTAATATTGGTGCAACACAATTACATCAGTGTGCAAAACAGCTTGAACGCTCGGCAACACCTACATCCCAGCGAGAGTTTTATTATCAACTGACAGCGTTAATCGACGAAATTGATGACAAAATTAAACTCACGCTCACGAGTCATAATAATGAACCTGAGCATAAACCTTGGCTTGAAGGTGAGCAACGAGCGCAGTTGTTTGCCCAGCTAGCAAGTGCAATTTCAAGCAAACGGCCAAAAAAGTGTGATCAAGTTCGCCAAGAATTAGAGCGCTATAAATTAGCACCAAGTGACCGTGAAATCTATCAAACCATCGCTACTCACCTCGATGGTTACGAATTTAAACAGGCAAATTTATTGATAACTCAACTAAGCTTAAACAAAAACAGCGAAATAAATAATGAGTAA
- a CDS encoding class II aldolase/adducin family protein, which translates to MFEIPTPSLKGKVSEAEWQTRVDLAACYRLVAMHGWDDLIYTHISARIPDTQAYLINAFGLAFDEITASNLVKIDIDGNILDKDCPFEINPAGFTIHSAVHEARHDAMCVLHLHTNETIAVASVEEGLLPLSQYAMFALASMSYHDYEGLAVNADEKARLQADLGNKNFMLLRNHGGMTLGQTIGDAFMHMYDLTRACQVQLQIMATGMKPVLVEQAIVDNIKAQANIVHSGATGGQKSWPAMLRKVYRADPRFAE; encoded by the coding sequence ATGTTCGAGATACCTACCCCCTCACTCAAAGGCAAGGTTTCAGAAGCTGAGTGGCAAACTCGGGTGGATTTGGCGGCCTGCTATCGGCTAGTGGCCATGCACGGCTGGGATGATTTAATTTATACCCACATTTCAGCTAGAATTCCTGATACCCAAGCGTATTTAATTAACGCCTTTGGTTTGGCATTTGATGAAATCACCGCCTCTAATTTGGTAAAAATTGATATTGACGGCAATATTCTCGATAAAGATTGCCCATTTGAAATCAACCCTGCAGGTTTTACGATTCACTCTGCTGTCCACGAAGCTCGCCATGACGCAATGTGTGTTTTACATCTACATACTAACGAAACAATCGCGGTGGCAAGTGTAGAAGAAGGGTTATTACCACTGAGTCAATATGCGATGTTTGCCTTGGCATCGATGAGTTACCATGACTATGAGGGGTTGGCAGTTAATGCGGATGAAAAAGCACGTCTGCAAGCTGATTTAGGTAATAAGAATTTTATGTTGTTGAGGAATCACGGTGGCATGACGCTAGGCCAAACCATAGGTGATGCCTTTATGCATATGTACGATTTAACCCGCGCTTGCCAAGTGCAATTACAAATCATGGCAACGGGCATGAAACCGGTACTGGTTGAGCAAGCAATTGTCGATAACATTAAAGCGCAAGCAAATATTGTTCATTCTGGCGCTACCGGCGGGCAAAAATCTTGGCCGGCGATGTTGCGCAAAGTTTATCGCGCTGATCCTCGTTTTGCAGAATAA
- a CDS encoding mandelate racemase/muconate lactonizing enzyme family protein: MKITHVEIFDIHCPERPPWNPVFVRIHTDEGFSGVGEAGLAYDWGHSAAAAMIKEIAEAVLIGFNPFQTELLWSRMLRESFWGLGGGPVLYSAMSAIDTALWDIKGKALGVPVYQLLGGKVNDKLRTYASQLQFDWDKECKKLIEPAEYAEAALKAMAEGYDCVKVDPIVYDANGESSFDRTKLFTKPQMKLFGDRLRAIRDAVGEDVDIIFEAHSLMGAASAIQMGEVIEEVGCMMFEEPVNYLNSKVHKKVSDSLRVPIAGGERLYHRWDVRPYFEDQSIDVLQPDVGLCGGFTEAKKVCDYADVYDIRIQAHVCGGPVATAASLHLETAIPNFLIHEHHTYAIKSWNRELCIQDPQPKNGVFQVSESPGIGIELNDEVVKRSPHITVK, encoded by the coding sequence ATGAAAATAACGCATGTAGAAATTTTTGATATCCATTGTCCAGAACGTCCGCCGTGGAATCCGGTTTTTGTTCGCATTCACACCGATGAGGGGTTCAGTGGTGTAGGCGAGGCAGGTTTAGCTTATGATTGGGGGCACAGTGCAGCGGCAGCGATGATCAAAGAAATTGCTGAAGCCGTGCTTATTGGCTTTAACCCTTTTCAAACTGAGCTGTTGTGGTCTCGTATGCTTAGAGAAAGCTTTTGGGGCTTAGGTGGTGGACCGGTATTGTATTCGGCGATGAGTGCTATTGATACTGCGTTATGGGATATTAAAGGTAAAGCACTTGGTGTACCTGTTTATCAATTATTGGGCGGTAAAGTCAACGATAAGCTGCGCACCTATGCAAGCCAACTGCAGTTTGACTGGGATAAAGAGTGTAAAAAACTTATTGAGCCAGCAGAATATGCCGAAGCGGCGCTTAAAGCGATGGCAGAAGGGTACGACTGTGTGAAGGTTGATCCGATTGTTTATGATGCCAATGGCGAGTCGTCTTTTGATCGCACCAAGTTATTTACCAAGCCACAAATGAAACTGTTTGGTGATCGCTTGCGCGCTATTCGCGATGCCGTGGGCGAAGATGTTGATATTATTTTTGAAGCCCACTCATTAATGGGCGCTGCATCAGCCATTCAAATGGGTGAAGTAATAGAAGAAGTTGGCTGTATGATGTTTGAGGAGCCAGTTAATTACTTAAACTCGAAAGTTCACAAGAAGGTATCGGATAGCTTGCGCGTGCCAATTGCTGGCGGTGAGCGCTTATATCATCGCTGGGATGTTCGTCCGTACTTTGAAGATCAATCGATTGATGTTTTACAACCAGACGTTGGCTTATGTGGCGGTTTCACCGAAGCGAAAAAAGTCTGTGATTACGCCGATGTATACGATATTCGTATTCAAGCGCATGTTTGTGGTGGCCCAGTGGCGACGGCAGCATCATTGCACTTAGAAACAGCAATCCCCAACTTTTTAATTCACGAGCACCATACCTACGCGATTAAATCGTGGAATAGAGAATTGTGTATTCAAGATCCACAACCGAAAAACGGTGTGTTTCAAGTCAGTGAGTCACCTGGTATTGGTATTGAATTAAACGATGAGGTGGTAAAACGCTCACCGCATATTACTGTGAAATAA
- a CDS encoding threonine/serine ThrE exporter family protein, whose translation MPNAETFKQKRRFIIRLGKALHKFGTNSFRSEAHLQHVADFLELKAWFIITPTSLTFTFLDDDDQEHNFLVRVKPSELDLGSLARTDELVDELISGKRTLDEALERLEEIAEMPNPYGKLISFFAFGASSGAFAMLMHTSWNDVFWSTILGLIVALFIFWAERSKRVTEMLEPLSSLVCALAASAIASVDPKVNAPLVVLSAIIVFIPGLSLTLGLSELSARHLISGTARIMDAIMTLFKLYFGAFLGMALGSFVWQPLPFEASEPLNDWTAWLAVFILSSTLSVLFRLRGKDAPWAILGGFVAFGTSLWASTYLGLALGAFAGAFALGVYSNLFSRVMNLPSSIVLLLGLVVLVPGSKVFIGLNTAISGKEMLHVPDIGSQTFLIFMSLVAGLIFSNVAVRSRKSL comes from the coding sequence ATGCCAAACGCAGAAACTTTTAAGCAAAAACGTCGATTTATCATTAGGCTAGGTAAAGCCCTGCATAAATTTGGCACTAACTCTTTTCGCAGTGAAGCACATTTACAACACGTTGCTGACTTTTTAGAGCTTAAAGCATGGTTTATTATCACGCCAACCTCCTTGACCTTCACTTTTCTCGATGATGACGACCAAGAACACAACTTCCTCGTCAGAGTAAAACCGAGCGAACTTGATTTAGGATCACTTGCCCGAACCGATGAACTTGTCGATGAACTCATTTCAGGCAAACGAACCCTAGATGAAGCGCTTGAGCGATTAGAAGAAATCGCAGAAATGCCAAACCCATACGGCAAGCTCATTTCTTTCTTTGCTTTTGGTGCCTCATCGGGCGCATTTGCTATGTTAATGCACACCAGCTGGAATGACGTGTTTTGGTCGACGATTTTAGGGCTTATTGTGGCTTTATTTATTTTCTGGGCTGAACGTTCTAAGCGCGTCACAGAAATGTTAGAGCCATTGTCATCATTAGTTTGCGCGCTTGCAGCATCAGCTATTGCTTCTGTCGACCCCAAGGTAAACGCGCCACTGGTCGTGCTATCAGCGATCATTGTATTTATTCCCGGCTTATCATTAACGCTTGGCTTATCTGAGCTTTCAGCTCGTCATTTAATCTCAGGCACCGCCAGAATAATGGACGCGATTATGACCTTATTTAAGCTTTATTTTGGTGCGTTTCTGGGCATGGCTTTAGGGAGCTTTGTTTGGCAACCATTACCATTTGAAGCGTCAGAGCCATTAAACGACTGGACGGCATGGCTTGCTGTATTTATTTTATCTTCAACGCTATCTGTGCTGTTTAGATTGCGTGGAAAAGATGCGCCTTGGGCGATACTAGGCGGGTTTGTTGCTTTTGGTACTAGCCTGTGGGCAAGTACTTATTTAGGGTTGGCGCTTGGCGCATTTGCTGGTGCATTTGCGCTTGGTGTATACAGTAACCTGTTCTCTCGCGTGATGAACTTGCCTTCGAGTATCGTATTATTATTAGGCTTAGTTGTGCTTGTTCCGGGCAGTAAAGTTTTTATCGGCTTAAATACCGCTATCTCGGGCAAGGAAATGTTGCATGTCCCCGATATAGGTTCACAAACCTTTTTAATTTTTATGTCATTAGTGGCCGGTTTAATTTTTTCGAACGTTGCTGTGCGATCGAGAAAAAGTTTATAA
- a CDS encoding YfhL family 4Fe-4S dicluster ferredoxin, which produces MALKILDSCINCDMCDPECPNEAIALGEEIYEIDPDKCTECVGHYDNPTCVSVCPIDCIIKDPDNVETEEELLGKFLLMHG; this is translated from the coding sequence ATGGCTTTAAAGATTTTAGATTCCTGCATTAATTGTGATATGTGCGACCCTGAATGCCCTAATGAAGCTATAGCCTTGGGTGAAGAAATCTACGAAATAGATCCCGATAAATGCACTGAGTGTGTTGGTCATTACGACAACCCAACGTGTGTTTCAGTGTGTCCTATCGATTGTATTATCAAAGATCCTGACAATGTTGAAACCGAAGAAGAATTGCTAGGCAAGTTTTTATTGATGCACGGCTAA
- a CDS encoding TetR/AcrR family transcriptional regulator, with protein MAGSSSTKKAKYHHGDLRQALILAATSMVEQEGVNNLSLRKLAEQVNVSRTAAYHHFKDKHDLLCAIAAQGFAQWTSLAQEISDDSSLSAQEKFKQFFLKYIQFAIDNSAIYELMFGHQLWQSESDNSALTRVSYPCFQYQVEMTRAWQQQGLFPIDENPTRLAQVTWATMHGLAKLYIDGIYTQSSTIEQMCDTAINLLLKNAVSS; from the coding sequence ATGGCGGGTTCGAGTTCAACAAAAAAAGCAAAGTACCACCACGGCGATCTAAGGCAGGCGCTTATCCTCGCGGCGACTTCAATGGTAGAGCAAGAGGGCGTCAACAATCTGTCGCTCAGAAAACTCGCTGAACAAGTGAATGTTTCTCGCACCGCCGCCTATCATCACTTCAAAGACAAACACGATTTACTGTGTGCTATTGCTGCCCAAGGATTTGCTCAATGGACAAGCCTAGCACAAGAAATTTCCGATGATAGCAGCCTGAGTGCACAAGAAAAATTCAAACAGTTTTTCCTCAAGTACATCCAATTTGCGATTGATAATTCGGCGATTTATGAGCTGATGTTTGGTCATCAACTGTGGCAAAGTGAAAGTGACAACAGTGCGTTAACCCGTGTTTCCTACCCCTGTTTTCAGTATCAAGTTGAAATGACCCGGGCGTGGCAACAACAAGGCCTTTTCCCGATTGACGAAAATCCAACACGCTTAGCACAAGTGACTTGGGCGACTATGCACGGTTTAGCTAAATTGTATATCGACGGAATTTACACCCAAAGTTCAACTATCGAACAAATGTGCGATACGGCAATTAATTTACTGCTCAAAAACGCTGTAAGTTCTTGA